The following are from one region of the Pyxidicoccus trucidator genome:
- a CDS encoding aldo/keto reductase, whose protein sequence is MTRTLGAHGPAVSSLGLGLAALGRPGYITLGHGGDFGGERTVSAMERQAHAVLDAAYDAGLRYFDAARSYGRAEAFLASWLAERNLRPGDVTVGSKWGYTYTADWQVQAEHHEVKDHSLATLQRQLGESRALLGPHLALYQVHSATFESGVLDDTAVLSALARLREQGVVVGLSLSGASQADVLRRALKVRVDGAPVFSCVQATWNLLERSAGPALAEAHAAGWGVIVKEAVANGRLTSRDTSAELQPLRALASERGVTPDALALAAVLAQPWVSVVLSGASTVEQLRDNVAARSVQWSADLDTRLHGLVEAPRAYWAKRSSLPWN, encoded by the coding sequence ATGACTCGGACCCTCGGCGCCCACGGGCCCGCCGTCTCTTCGTTGGGCCTTGGACTCGCCGCGCTCGGTCGGCCGGGCTACATCACCCTCGGCCATGGCGGCGACTTCGGTGGGGAGCGCACCGTCTCGGCCATGGAGCGCCAGGCCCACGCGGTGCTCGACGCCGCGTATGACGCCGGCCTCCGCTACTTCGACGCTGCCCGCTCGTACGGGCGCGCCGAGGCCTTCCTTGCCTCCTGGCTCGCCGAGCGGAACCTGCGTCCCGGGGACGTCACCGTGGGCTCCAAGTGGGGGTACACGTACACCGCCGACTGGCAGGTCCAGGCCGAGCACCACGAGGTGAAGGACCACTCGCTGGCCACACTCCAGCGGCAGCTCGGGGAGAGCCGCGCGCTGCTCGGGCCGCACCTGGCGCTGTACCAGGTGCACTCCGCCACCTTCGAGAGCGGCGTGCTGGACGACACCGCTGTCCTCTCCGCGCTGGCGCGGCTGCGCGAGCAGGGCGTCGTCGTAGGACTGTCCCTCAGCGGTGCCTCGCAGGCGGACGTGCTGCGGCGCGCGCTGAAGGTCCGCGTGGACGGCGCGCCGGTGTTCTCCTGCGTGCAGGCCACGTGGAACCTGCTGGAGCGCTCCGCCGGGCCCGCGCTCGCGGAGGCCCACGCCGCGGGCTGGGGCGTCATCGTCAAGGAGGCCGTGGCCAATGGCCGGCTCACCTCACGCGACACGAGCGCGGAGCTTCAGCCCCTGCGGGCGCTGGCGTCCGAGCGGGGTGTGACTCCGGATGCGCTCGCGCTCGCGGCGGTGCTGGCGCAGCCGTGGGTGTCCGTGGTGCTCAGCGGCGCTTCCACCGTGGAGCAGCTCCGGGACAACGTGGCCGCGCGCTCCGTGCAGTGGAGCGCGGACCTGGACACACGGCTGCACGGATTGGTGGAGGCGCCTCGCGCGTACTGGGCGAAGCGCTCCTCCCTTCCGTGGAACTGA